TGCACCTATACCCAGGGACTTGGTACCGATCGATTCAAGGGCTATTGGATAAAAGTATCACAAGAAAATCATACCTTTTTCGTTTGTGGGAATGATAATAATTCACTGTCAATTTTGCGTCATTCAGCAGCCGATAAACCAGGCAAATACCAAATCGATTTTGCGATTTGCCAGCAGGAAAATGGTAACTGTCCGATAAGCAAACCAGATCGATTTACCATCTCTGTAGATAAAAATGGCAATTCAATGTCTAATCCAGCAATTACTCAAATAACATTTACCATACCAACTACATTTGATACTTGTCACGTAGAGCAACAACGCCAAAATTAAATCGCGCTTTCATCTGCCGACAGCGTGTTGTCTTGTTGTTTAGCAACAAGACAACACGATCATCTCGTAGATAATTTAGCTATTACTTTTATCTAATGAAGCGGCGGTATTACTATTAACAGGCATGAGTGAGGGTGTACCAGTACTACTAGTGATTGCATACCTGTGTTAGTAATACTTAAGTTAGAAAGCGCTGACGCTGGTTGCCACAGACGAACTGCTAGCAGAGGATGACAATGCCGTGGTATTTGAATTTCTAATAACATTGACTGATTCGGTTAATTGAGCAAATCGCTGCTTAACCTTATCATTATTGATTGCACCAACTGTTACCAGAAACAATTTCAAGGTGACGTCTTTTCCAAGAGAGTCTTTTGTTTGCTTCTTAAGATGTTCATGAGCGTGAAAAAAGACTTTATCTAAATCAAGCTCAAATTCTGAATCAGAACGTTATTGGGTTTACAAGCTTGATGCGATATCATTCGATGAGTTGATTAAGTATGCTCAACCATTGGATTGTCATAAACAGCTTTCTATAGCTTGTTAGTTTGTCACCAAAAAATAATATATTAATATACAAATAATTAGGAGATCTGTATTATCAAAATAAAATTATCTTTGTTATATACTTCATTATGGAGTGAGGAACGATAGTGATTAAGAAAGAAACATTTCAAAATTTAACTTCAATAATTAAACTTGATAGTGTTGTATATCCTGGCGATCCAACATTTCAAATTGAAAATGTTTGTTCTATTTCTCACGGCTCAAGTTTTCACTTATGTAAAATGAGTATGAGTAACCATCTTGGCACCCATATTGATTTTCCGAGCCACGTAATACAAGGTGGTAAAACTTTTAATGATTTTTCAGTAGAAAATTTTATTGGCGATGGAATTATAATTGAAGTTCCTTCGAATTATACTGCCGTTAGTAAAGATCTAATAGAATCTTATGTAAAAGAAATTCATAGCAGTGATTTTGTTTTTTTTAAAACGGAAAATTCAAAAAGAATTTCAAAGTATGGCAAGTTGGCCAATAATTATGTTTATATTACAACGGATGCTGCCAAATCATTATTAGAATTAAATGTAAAAGTCGTAGGTATAGATTATATAAGTGTTGACTCACTAACAGATGAAAAACTGCCTGTTCATAATTTACTATTGGGAAACGATGTGTTAATAATTGAAAATCTTGAATTAGGTCAGGTCAAGCCTGGAAAGTTTAATGTTATCATTGCTCCATTGAATATTGATGGAATTGATGGATCTCCTGCAACCGTATACGCAAGGAAAATAAATCAATGAAAAGGAATGCGACTTTTATTAAACTGTCGAAAATACTAAATAGCGATTTAATATGATTTTTAAAGGTAACCCTCCCCTAAAATAAGACTGCGGAAAAGTAGAATTTCCTGGTAATTTAATAGCTGAGAGGAGATTTGAACATGAAGAAGAGTAAATTGGGTTCCGTCACAAATAAATAAGCAGGCTAAAAAACCCCAAAAAACACTTTCCCTAGGCGTAGTTATGCTGCAAGCAAATAAAATTGTTCATGCACAGCCATGTTGGCAGCGTGTTGGTGCTGGCCTTTACGTAACATGCGGTGCAATTCAATGCCTGCGATAGTCGCTTCTGCCGAATCAAAAGATTTAAATCCCATCATGGGTTTGGTAATTCGTTTAACAGCACGGTGGTCTTGCTCTAAAATATTATTTAAATATTTTATTTGACGAACATGAATTTGTAAAAATAAGCCGCCCAACATAAACATTAACGCCAACTGTATATTCACTTCATCGACCCCCGCTTTATTAGCGCCACTTTTATCCATCGTCATTTTCTCGGGTAATCCGTGTTGGGTAATACATTTTTGAAAAAATGAAAAAGCGGCCTTTCTATCGCGTTTTTCTGATAGTTTTAAATCAATCGTATCGCCAAATTTATCAACAGCCCGATATAAATAAACATCTTTACTTTTTAATTTCAAATACGTTTCATCCATGCGCCAACTCACATTGACAGGTCTTTTATGTTTTTTTCTAAACTCTTTTTCTAATAATGGAGAATAGTGAACAACCCAGCGGTGTATCGTTGAGTAATCAACATGAAGTCCGCGCTCGGCTGCTAATTCTTCAATATCACGGTAGCTTAGTGAATACGCCAGATACCATCGGACTAACATTAAAATAATATCTTTCTTAAATTGTCGCCATTTAAAGCTAATCATTTTATTCAACCAGGCAAGTTAGATGGGAGTCAGTTTATCAAATCTAATCAAACTAGCGTATCGTTGCGACAGAACCTTGATGCGTCATGTGATATTGTTTTTACTGCAGAAGAATGGAAAGTCGCTTATAGGATGACTCACCATAAAAAGCCGCCAAAAAAGCCCATTGCTCTTTCAAACATGCTAAATTTAATTGCGCAATTCGGTGGATATCTTAATAGAAAAAATGATGGAGAGCCTTGCCCTACTGCAATATGGATTGGGCTACAAAGGCTGCGTGACTTTATTAGGGCTAAAAATGTTTATGATGATATTGGAAGCTAAAAACTTATGGGCAATGATGTGCATGATTAGCATGCATCCAGCAACAAAAGTGGGTTGTAAAAACAAAGAAGAGTTTTATTATTCTTATGTTAATAGCTCATACCCATATGATTTTGAAGAGTGAAATATTAAGCTACAAACCAGCATTAAAAAGCCAGATTTAAAGAAGAGGTAAATAGTATGGAAACATCAGATAATTATGTCATTGATTTTAGAGAAAGAATTTGTAATATTACAAGCAATTATCCAAAGCAATATTTCACTGGCAACATTTTCTCTAAGAGGTTACCTACCAAAAACTAAGCAAGGTATGCCAGTAATATTTTATATACACGGCGCTGGTTTTATTGCAGGAAGTATAAAAACGCATGGTAGTGTTTGTCGTTTGTTAAGTGAAAAGCTTTCTTATGCTATTATATTAATTGATTATTATTTGCGAAGGAATGATTGGTGTATGAGCAAATTAATATTTTTAGGATACAAGGAATTTTAGTTCTATGAGTAAGCAAATAAAAATATTGATTGCAGCGGATACTACAAGGCTTTATATAAGTGGGGTTTGTACGTATTTGGAACAGTTGGTTAAAGAAGCTGAATGAACTACTTCTGTTTCTGTCGTATTTCGTATAATTACTTCTGATGATTTCCCTGCCGTTTGGTATTCTATATTTCCTGACATTAAATTAGCTAAATTAAGTTATCATCAAGTTGTGAGTATCATTGAAAACTTTAAACCTGATCATATTCATATAGAAACAGAAGGCCCCATCTGCATGGCAGTACGAAAATATTGCCTTAAAAATAGTGTTAATTTCACTTCTTTCTTTCACACTCGTTATGATACTTGTTTAAAAAAACGCTATTATATTCCAGAAATTATTACCATGTTTTTTTTAAAAAAATTTCATAATGCTAGTAATCATGTAATCACATGGGGAAATTCCACTAAAAAATTTTTATTATCTAAAGGATTTGCTAATGTCGTTACGTTATGTCCTAGCCGAGATAATTCAATATTTTATTGTCATGATGTTACCAAACCAATAAATCGTAAATATCCAAGACTATTATATGTTGGAAGAATTGCCTCAGAAAAAAATATTAATGATTTTCTGGACTTACCTTTTGTAGGAAAAAAAACCGTTGTAGGAGATGGGCCACTTTTAAAAATTTATCAACAAAATTACCCCCATGTAATATTTAAAGGCTATTTATCAAGTGAAGAGATCGCTAAAGAGTTAAATCAAGCAGATGTCTTTGTGATGCCTTCTCGTGCTGAAACTTTAGGCTTGGCAGCATTGGAAGCTATTTATTGTGGATTACCTGTAGCTGGATATTCGATAAACGGTTTAATTGATATAGTTGACCAAGGTGTTTCAGGTTGGTTGGCAGATGATTTAAATTATGCAATAAATCAATGTTTAATGCTTGAACGAAGCTCCGTTATAAAGACAGCGCAAAAATTTCCTAGTACACTTATCGAAAATTTTTTAAAATTACTAGTTCCTATCAAGTAACAAAAGTGAAAAAAGCTATTTATTAGAATGAATATTTTCAAATTTTTAGGAAACATTAAAATAGCAACATTATATGAAAATCTATTTTACAAAAAATTTTCTTCTTTAGCCGTTGTATTGGTTCAGCGGGAATCGGACAAACGGGCCCATCCGATTTGAGACGAGTTGATTAGGTAACCCTCTCCTAAAATAAGACTGCGGAAAAGTAGAATTTCCTGGTAATTTAATAGCTGAGAGGAGATTTGAACATGAAGAAGAGTAAATTGAGTGAATCGCAGATCATAGCGATGCTAAATGAAGGGGCGGCTGGAGTTTTGGTTAACGACTTATGTCGAAAATACCAAATTTCATCAGCCAGTTATTATAAATTGAAAAGCAAGTATGCAGGAATGAACGTATCGGAGCTGAAGCGATTAAAAGAGCTGGAAGCTGAAAATCGACGGTTGAAAACGATGTATGCTGATATCAGTTTGGAATATAAAATCGTCAAGGAAGTTCTTGAAAAAAAGTACCCAGAGCTGATAGACAAAAATTAATTACTGAGGTGAGACACGATTTTAATGTAAGTCTCAATCAGGCTTGTAAGGCCATGTCTGTCAGCAAAACGGCTTATTATTATGAGCCTAAAAAACGGGAAAGTGATCGCGAGATTGAATGTTACTTATTGGATCTGGCGATAGCGCATAAACGTTGGGGTTTTGACAAGATGATGTTGAAAGCAAAAATGGATAATAAACCATGGAACCATAAACGAGTTTACCGGATTTATTGTGAAAATAGCTTAAATATTAGGATCAAGCCGCGTAAGCGAATACGCGTAAGCGAATACCTAAAGGTGAGGCTAAATCATTATTTCAGCCGATTAAAAAAAATGTGGTTTGGTCAATGGATTTTATGACGGATGTATTGGACACCGGCCAGAAATTCAGGACTTTCAATGTGATCGATGACTATAATCGCGAATGCTTATTGATCGAGCCCAGTTATACACTACCGTCAACTCGAGTGACCCAGTTACTGGACCACATAGCGTCATCTCGTGGCTACCCCGAGATGATCCGTGTTGATAATGGCCCGGAATTCACATCACGCGAATTTAAACAATGGGCCAAAAAAAATCATATTTTAATTTGTTATATACAACCAGGGAAACCAGCACAAAATGGATTTATTGAACGATTTAATCGTATCTTTAGAGAGGATATTTTGGATATGAATTTATTTGGCAACTTAAGTGAAGTGCGAGACTTAATCAAGAAATGGATCCCTCTGTATAATCACGAGCGTCCACATGAGTCTCTCGCAGGACTTTCGCCAAGTCGATTTGAAGAGTACCGCCTGAAAACAGTCGGAAATAAATTAGAAAATTCTCTTTTCAACTAGTTTTATAAATGGGCGATACAATTCCGCTTACTAAATCTCCCGTATCACTTTTGATTCTGGCTTAATCCATACAGCTTCTTTGATTTTTCCAGTAATATAATTATGATCTCGTAGGTCTTGAAAAACTGCTGATGGCGTCCATCCACCTCCTCCTGAGAATAAAAAATTAGCATTACGTAATTCATTAAGATACTTAGCTAACTCTAATTTTGTTGAATATGGAAGTATCCATTGACTCCTTTTAAATAGCTTTCTTTTTGAGCCAAGCTTTTTAAGCAAGGAAGTATGTGTTGATTTAATAGAATAAATCAGAACTTTATTATTACATATAGCTAGAATGATACTCATGTTAGTATTCATTTGTATCTCCAAACTGGCCAAGGATCAGTAGGGATAGAATCAACAACTAGTTCAGGTCCACCTCCTGGCAAGCCAACACCTGGCCCTTGAAAAAATCTATTGCCTTCCAATGGACTTCTTGGATTCATCTCTTCAATTCTTGAAATTCTGGTAAATCTAAATCCTTCCTTTAATGTACCAGGTTCAAGCCCAAGTGATTTTTCAAGTTTTGAAACCTTATAATAACTAATTGTATTACCATTCGAAAAAAGGCCAAGTTCATATTTCTCATTTGCTCTTATAGGCCCCAGTATTTCACCGATCGCTCTATAATCAGTTATAAAAGTTCCATCTCGTCCAATCGTACTGTAATTATTAAACCAGCTTTCGGGCGATAAATTGTAGCCTACGCCCTTTTGTAACATCCATTCTTGCCTGTATATATAACTATATTTCTCCACCCCCACCAAAGGCTCTCTAAAAAACCTCACTCCCCCCAACACTTTCGGAGCAGTAATGCTAAATACTTTTCCAACTAGACTGAGTGCGCCTTCACCTAGGGTTTGTCCAACAAAATCTTCTGCAAAATGCTCATAGGCATTATGGGTATAATCCGTTTGGTTTCCTGTGCCGAAGCTAGCCCAAATGTTATGTTGTATTGTTCTTCCTGCGGTGCCATTAAACCCTAAGTCTTGTAAGGTTCGAATGTTTAAGGCGGCGGAGTCATTTGCAAGATTATCCACGATATTCCAAAAACCCTGATCTAAACGCTCCAAGACCGTGTGGTGTTCTGGCCCTGAGTGAACATGTCCTGCTGAGGTGGGTTGAGGATCCGTTGGAGATGGAACGATTTCAATCGGCTCATGCAAGATCTCTTGTATTTCTTGCTCAAACGCCATCCACTTAGCCGTCTGTTGCTGTTGTTGCATTTGTTGTTGTGTTTGCCAGCGCTTTAAACGAGCTTCTTTGAGTGGCTGTTGCTTTGCTCGTAGCAAGTAAGCAGGGGGTTTATTGTAAGCGTGATTTTTGGCGTTCACAGTCAGTGGTGTTCCTTGCAGTTTCTTTCCAGCGTGTGAGCCAATCGACGATACCATACCCGCTTGTTGATGGCCATAGCCTTGTTGTTGGTAGCGTTGTAATTCTCGCTCGAGTCGTTCTTGAATGTGAGCACGTTGATCGCGCATGCGGGTGACGGTTTGTTCATTCATTAGCACTTGCTCTAGTAACAACTCCGCTCCTAAGGGCTGATGAAAAATAATCGCTCGCACCGCATCGTTCGCCGCGGTTTGTAGGCTTAATTCTGCAAAAGCTTGTAACCGTTGAGCAGGGGATACTAAACCGGTGGCGGGGAGTTTTCCAAATCGGGCATGATAGACACTGTTAACCGCCGCATTCAATTGCGCTGCCCAATCCCAGTGCTTTTGCACGCCAGTTACTTTTTCTAAGATATTCAGTGCTGTGGTATAGGTTTCATTGCGTGTTAAGCGACTGAAAAAATCATCTTGGCTGGGAATGGACTGAAACGCCATCAATGCCGCTTGCTCACCGCCTTGAAGGGCTGCTTTGCCTAATTCATGCCATTGAATGCGAATAATTTGATTATCTTGATACACGTCCTTGGCAATTAGAATGCGTCCGGTTATAGAACTCTTTGTCTGCTAAGCTTAGATCCCCTGTACCATTTTGCCCTACTCAACAACCACCCCTAGTCCTTGAAATTCCATTGCATCTGTAAAGTTTTTTAATATCTCTTTCTGCTTGTTTTGCGAAATTGGTGTTCCATCATCCCATTGATAAAAGGTGATCGATTTTATTATTTCGCAAAATCTACCATCAGGCAAAACCCCATTATTAAGTTCAATTGTAATTTTTCTTGATCCTTCTCGATATTCAGAAGTAAATCGGCCTGTTCTTTGAACGATAAATCCTTTATTACTTTGTACTCCCTGTTTATTTAAATAAGTAAACATTTTATGACTCCTAATTGTTTCTAAAACCAAACCTAGGTTTCAGATTTAACTCATCTAAACCTAGTATATTGCTATTCATAAATATCTCTGATTGTTCAGCTCTATAAACACTGGAGGGGTTAACTTCACCGATTAATGATCTTACTTGTCCACTAGCATGCTGAATCATTTGCGTTGAT
Above is a genomic segment from Legionellales bacterium containing:
- a CDS encoding IS6 family transposase — protein: MISFKWRQFKKDIILMLVRWYLAYSLSYRDIEELAAERGLHVDYSTIHRWVVHYSPLLEKEFRKKHKRPVNVSWRMDETYLKLKSKDVYLYRAVDKFGDTIDLKLSEKRDRKAAFSFFQKCITQHGLPEKMTMDKSGANKAGVDEVNIQLALMFMLGGLFLQIHVRQIKYLNNILEQDHRAVKRITKPMMGFKSFDSAEATIAGIELHRMLRKGQHQHAANMAVHEQFYLLAA
- a CDS encoding glycosyltransferase, with amino-acid sequence MAVRKYCLKNSVNFTSFFHTRYDTCLKKRYYIPEIITMFFLKKFHNASNHVITWGNSTKKFLLSKGFANVVTLCPSRDNSIFYCHDVTKPINRKYPRLLYVGRIASEKNINDFLDLPFVGKKTVVGDGPLLKIYQQNYPHVIFKGYLSSEEIAKELNQADVFVMPSRAETLGLAALEAIYCGLPVAGYSINGLIDIVDQGVSGWLADDLNYAINQCLMLERSSVIKTAQKFPSTLIENFLKLLVPIK
- a CDS encoding alpha/beta hydrolase fold domain-containing protein; translation: MSLILEKEFVILQAIIQSNISLATFSLRGYLPKTKQGMPVIFYIHGAGFIAGSIKTHGSVCRLLSEKLSYAIILIDYYLRRNDWCMSKLIFLGYKEF
- a CDS encoding transposase family protein, with protein sequence MDFMTDVLDTGQKFRTFNVIDDYNRECLLIEPSYTLPSTRVTQLLDHIASSRGYPEMIRVDNGPEFTSREFKQWAKKNHILICYIQPGKPAQNGFIERFNRIFREDILDMNLFGNLSEVRDLIKKWIPLYNHERPHESLAGLSPSRFEEYRLKTVGNKLENSLFN
- a CDS encoding cyclase family protein; translation: MIKKETFQNLTSIIKLDSVVYPGDPTFQIENVCSISHGSSFHLCKMSMSNHLGTHIDFPSHVIQGGKTFNDFSVENFIGDGIIIEVPSNYTAVSKDLIESYVKEIHSSDFVFFKTENSKRISKYGKLANNYVYITTDAAKSLLELNVKVVGIDYISVDSLTDEKLPVHNLLLGNDVLIIENLELGQVKPGKFNVIIAPLNIDGIDGSPATVYARKINQ
- a CDS encoding transposase; this encodes MKKSKLSESQIIAMLNEGAAGVLVNDLCRKYQISSASYYKLKSKYAGMNVSELKRLKELEAENRRLKTMYADISLEYKIVKEVLEKKYPELIDKN